The region ACCACAGCCGTGCTATGCGCTACGGTAAAAGAACCGACCCACCAACTAAGGCATGGTGGCACAGTTATCCCCGTCCCCGGTCTTTTACCACCACCGGCAGTGGTCCCTGGGTATTAGTCCCCCAGGGCCTGGACCGCAGATTTAGGGCTGCGGTTCCCACCGCATTCATGCCTTATGGCAACCATCAGCGGTGATAGGCTACGGGCTTGAGCGCCTTATCCCCATGCCGCCGTTGTCCGTGAACACCTTGAGCCGTAGTTCAGCCGGTAGCGCGGGTTCGGTCTAGCGGTGTGTTAAAGCCTTAGCGTGAAGGCATGCGTGCCCCGTCCTGAGACCAGCCCGGGAGGGCGCATGCTCGTTTTCGGCCTTAACCTTAAGGCTAGGGTGAGCGCGGTATCTCTTAAATGGGGAGCAGGCTCCCCAGATTGAGAACGTGGGAGAATAGAGGCCATTGCCGACTTGCTATTCTCTTATTTGAATTAAGAGCGAAGCTAGCTTGTAGCTTCAACCCTTACACTATGGCTATTCCGAATGCTTTGGAATTTCGTTCTAGATAGGAAAAAGAATAATGGCTAGCTTTAAAGCTAGCCATTATTCAATTACATTATGGCTATTCCGATTGGATTTAACTTTCGTTCTAGCAGCTTTGCGCTAAAGCTAAAATAGATTTAGCTTTCGGTGTTCTAGTGAAATTGTAGATTGCCTTGCGCTCAATGTTAGTCAGCGCCTTGCCAGATAGTCTTTTAGCCACGAGTGGCTTAATATTATCTGGCAGCTTCTGCCAGATATTCGAGGCGTCAATATTTGAGCATTCACGGGCCTCAAACTCGCAATCCCCGACCAGCAATTCTGAAGCTCGAATTTCGTTGCCATCATCATCTTGAATGGAGATGTCATAGCTTTGAAGTGTTGTCTTGTGTTCTCTATACCATGAGTCAAGCCAGTTTTTCCAATCGCAACGAGCTATCGAATAGGCATTGATTTCAGATTGGGGATTAGCCTCATAACATCTGGTGACCAATTCCTGGAATAAATCCTCGCGTTCTGCTTTCGGGCACTTGCTGGAGAATACATAGGCCGCCGTTAAAGCCATTTTTGAGGACTTGTCCAGCTTTTTGAGTATTGAGATATAGGCCTCGATTTTACTGGTAAAATCTTGTCCTTCAATGGGCATGTTTTTAACCAGCATTTTGGCTATATCCCTTAAAGTTACCTTGACCATTTTTGAATTTAACATTTTTTCGCTCCATTTTTTATTTTGATTTAGAAATGTTAAATCCAATAGGAAATAGCTTCGATATTCAGTTTTTAAGGTGCAACAATCTACCTATAGCATGTAACAAAAGGAGCGATTGTACATGATCAGAATGAACCTACATTTACGTGGTCGGCAGTTCCTAGCTTTGGGAAGATAAGAAAATGCCTTGAGGCTAAAAGGGGCTAAATCACACAAAGCGTAGTGCCATTACAGAGGTCTAATGGCCGAGGTACAACTACAGCGCTTGCCAGGGGCAGAGTGACTGCACTTTACGTTTAATGGCCGATGGAATTGTGCAATGGTAAGAGGGGAGAGTGATTACCTTGTCTCAGTGTCTTCGAAAGCTCGTACAGGCGCCATGAAGTCTCAGAAAGGGGCTGAAGGCACGGTTAGGGGGTTGGGGGGTTGCAGGTTAAATTATAGACTTCGTTGGGGATTAGCCCAGGAGAAGCCCGGGGCGGCTATGCCTGCGGCAGTCAGCCTAAAATACTTTCGGGGCTGGCCTGAGGGATAGTTATCCTGGAAGGCAGACGGCTCTTCACGCCCTGTGGCCTCTACCCAACCCAATCTTTGCAGCATGGAGAAGTAGACCACAAAGGAATGATAGCGGCAGCCGTGGGACTTGTAAGGCATGCGGTGAGCATAGCGGTCCGCGAGCGTCTGTATGTTTTCGGGATTAATAGGCCGCTTTTCTTTCTTGGCCTGCTTTTCTTCATTCCTGATGGCTCTATCCATAGCCGTTTCTCTGATGAGCGCCATCTTGTAGTCATAGAAAATATCCGCTTGGCAGGCTCCGGTGGACGAGTCTATCGCCTTTGAGGCGTAAGGGCCGTTTCCCGCCAGGTACTCCCTGATAAACCAGGCGCAACCGAAAGGCCGGAGGAAACCACCACGTCTAGGCCTTATGAGCTCCCGTGTCATGTTCCTCCCATAACCCGTCGTACCAGCGTTTGAGTTCTTCCCCTGCGACCTTGCGGTAGCGGGCGGTAGTGTTGAAGCTCTGGTGACCTAAATGCTCTTGGAGCATCCTGAGCCCATCTCCCGAGTCGTCGTGCTTTACGGCATTTACGGCAAAGGCATCTCTCAATTTGTGAGGGCTGACATGGTGCATCTTCCCGGTGGTGGGATTTAAGAGCTGAGGAAAACCCGCTCTTTCGGCGCATTCTTTAACGATCTGCCAGGCCCGGCCTCGGTTAATACCAAAAAGGAGTTCCTTATCGTTCTTAATTACCAAACCGCCCTTTTTTACATACTTTTTAAAAAGATTGAGTGTCTCACCATCAAGAGGAACCACCCGGTACCGCTTTTCTTCCTGCTTTACCTTCTCCGCCTCTGTAACCATCTTTCCACACTTAGGGCAGTATTGATGCGCTCTCCCCAATCTGGTCTTACAAGAAGGACAGAAGAGGCGGCTTCGGCACTTTAAGTGCCTGATGGTCACCGTGCCTGATGTAAAGTCGATATCCTTTATCTCAATGGATAAGGCTTCGCTTACCCGGCAACCCAGATGGAATAAGAGGCGGATAAGGAGTTTATCCCTGGTGTTGCCCGCTGCTTCTGTAAGCTTCGTCACGTCTGCTATTTCAAGGTAGGCTTTCATGCTCATCATCTCTGCGACTTGTTTTACCGGTTTTATCTTTAAGCCGCTTATTATCTCTCAGGTAGGCCTCGGCGATGATACCGGCAAGTATCTTTAAGCCCGCATTGAACTCCTCGCTCTCAGGCCCTCTATTCTCTTCTCTCGCCTTGCTATCCTGCACGCTATCAGGTTAACACGCTCCCGCCAAGATTGCACAACAATAAATATTGTATATTACCTATTGACAAAAGCATTAAATAGCAATATAATGCATATAAACAAGCCAGCATAAATCTGAAATGGCAAGAGAAAGAGGAATTTTATGCCTCGTAAATACAGTGCCGATGACCGGGCGAAATGGCTCAGCCTTTCCGAGAAAGGTAAATCCGAGTCTTATATTGCTAACTACTACAAAAAGGACCTCCGTACCATAAAATCGGGAATAATCCAAGCAAGACGCGAGCAAGAATCTAGGGAAGCCCGCATCGGTCTTATCCGGGATGCTCTCAAGAAGCACCAGGAAAGACTATTGGAATATCTCAATATACTTGAACGCTCCTTTGAGCTCCCGTCCGTTGAATTGGAGCCCCTCTCCTGGTACCCTCAAGAAGAGAACTCTGTTTTCTTAGAGAAGAAAGAGGCCAGAGAACGCTTTAAGAAGGGAAGGCCTACGGAGGACGAAGGTAAACCCTCTATGCTTAGGCAGCACCTCAGGAATAATCGCCTCTGGCGAGCCATTGCCCTATGGAATGAATCTTACACCGAGCATATGCTTACCCGCCTGGAGCTTCAGTATAAGACCATCTCCCTCATTAGGGAGAAGACGGGTCTGCCCGTGCTGGCGGATTCTCAAGCCAAAGAGCCGCCTTTTGTCTACAGCTATAATGCCTGTCATGTTTTATACAAGTATGCCCTAAGCTTTGCTATCTCCGGAAAAAGTGACGCGGAGCTATGCGAGAGGATCCATGCCGATAATAGCCGCCACTGGGTGGTGTTGGATGTGGGGACCATCATGGCTGAACTTCAAGGTAATGAGGATAAGTACCGTTCTCTTATTCTTCAAGCTTATCAAGAGCTCAAGAAGGCGCCAGAGCTGGAAGCGGTAATTACAGCCTATAGAACGCTTGAGAAACTTGCTCCACCCCTAAAAGATGTAATTTCTGATTATCTGGCGCTTGGCTTATTACCGGGAACTTGCTCCGTCTGTGAACGCATCGGAACCTAGTGAACCAGGGGATAGGGAATGCAGGGTAAGTGAACGAGGAGGAATGAAATGAAGGCAGCTTTGTACGCTAGGGTATCATCTGACGCCCAGGATACGGTATTATCCCTTTCGGCCCAGCTACGGGCCTTAAGGGAATATGCGCAAAAGAACGGCTATGAGGTAGCCCAAGAGTTTGTGGATGAGGCGGAGAGTGGGCGCTCTACCGACCGTCCGGCCTTTAAAGAGATGATCGCCTTCGCTAGAGCCAAACACCTACCCTTTGAAGCCATCCTTGTCTGGAAGCTGAACCGCTTTGCTAGGAGTAGGGCTGATTCTGTAACCTACAAAATGCTCCTAAAGAAACAGGGTATCACGGTCATCTCCATAAACGAGCCCGTGGATGATTCACCGACCGGGCATCTTCTGGAAGGTATCATCGAGTCGATTGATGAGTTTTACTCTTCGAATATGGGCCAGGACATCATGCGCGGTATGAGGGAGAATGCCCAGCGGGGTTTCTTCAACGGTTCAAGACCGCCCTATGGCCTACGCCGGGTGCCCTTTCAGGACGGTGCTAAGACGAGAAATAAGTTAGAACCTGACAAAGAGGATGCTGAATCGGTACAGACAGTTCGACGCATGTTTGGCATGGCTATGAAAGACATAGGCTGTAAGGAAATCGCTAAAGCTCTCAATCGCGAGGGCATCAAGACCTCTACCGGGCAACTCTGGGGCAAAACAACGGTATATAAGGTGCTGACCAATGAGGCATACTGTGGCACCCTTGTCTGGGGTGACCGTGTAGGGCACTTAGCGGCCAAAGGCAGCTGCCGTCCGGTGAGGGTCGAGAATGCATGGCCAGCCATCATCGACAAAGAGACTTTTATTGAGCTTCAGAGAAGGATGACGCTTAAAAGGCCTAATACCACTCATCCCCGAACTGTACCCAGCTTCTATCTATTGAGTGGGTTTCTCTTCTGTTCTTGTGGCCACGCCATGATCGGCCGCAGTGCCAAGTCCCACCAGTACTACTACTACATGTGCAACGAAGGTTTAAAGAAGGGGAATGATGCTTGTGGTGCCAGAGCCCTTCCCAAGGACAAGCTAGAGCAACTGGTTATCGACCAGGTCAAGAACAAGATACTAGATCAGGAGTCGTTGGAGAAATTGGTTGAACTTGTGAACCAGGAGCTTGATTCAAGCCATGATGTGCTCCGAGACAGGCTAGATGCCTTCGATGCCGAGTTGAATGATGTTAGAACTAGATTATCAAAGCTGTACGATGCTCTCGAAACGGGGAGGATTAGCTTGGAAGACTTAGCTCCACGAATTAGAGAGTTGCGCCTGCGCCAAGATGAAATAAGCAAGAAAAGACTGGAAACGGAGGTTGAAGGAGTTGCCCAGGGAGTGAAGCAAGTGGATGCTAAAACCATTCAATCCTACGCTGAGGACCTGAAGATACTTCTCGAACAAGCCAACATCGCCGAGAGTAAGGCTTTCCTCCGCTCGTTTATCAAACGAGTTGAGGTGGATGGAGACCAGGCATCCATCTTTTACAATCTGCCAATTCCGTCCAACGGAGAGAATAGGTCAGCAACAGTTCTGCCTATGGTTACCTTTGGTGGAGCCGGGGGGATTCGAACCCCCTACCTTTTGACTGCCAGTCAAACGTTCTCCCGAGTGAACTACGGCCCCAAAAGACAGAACTAAATTTAACACAAATTGGCCTGGCTTGCAAGGTTGATTGCATCAAAGCCTGATGCCCTGAAGCGTCACGGATAGTTGAATGCGGCTCGCCGATGTCCTATACTTTTGTTGGC is a window of Dehalococcoidia bacterium DNA encoding:
- a CDS encoding integrase, with the protein product MKAYLEIADVTKLTEAAGNTRDKLLIRLLFHLGCRVSEALSIEIKDIDFTSGTVTIRHLKCRSRLFCPSCKTRLGRAHQYCPKCGKMVTEAEKVKQEEKRYRVVPLDGETLNLFKKYVKKGGLVIKNDKELLFGINRGRAWQIVKECAERAGFPQLLNPTTGKMHHVSPHKLRDAFAVNAVKHDDSGDGLRMLQEHLGHQSFNTTARYRKVAGEELKRWYDGLWEEHDTGAHKA